TAAAGTGAAGTATGTTTTGGCACAATAACCAACCACTGTGGAGAGAACTGCAAAGATTACCAGGGTGAGCGGCCATTATGGTGGAGAAGCTTATAGGCGAGGCGAAGAGCGAGGGCTTGGGAGATTGTGACTTGCTTTGTAATGACCTTTGGATCTACAGGGCTTGTGTTCTTCGCTATATGGGCAGCTTTCAGAAGGAAGAGCCTTGTAATGGCAATGCAGGAGGAATGTGGGATCAAGACAAAGGAGTTTGAGTACGAGAAAATGGAAGCTGTGATGAGTAAAACTATGAAAACAATTCAAGTCAAGTGTTGTGATATCTATGCGTGTGTGTTTAGGATATGAGCTTTTATGTAATCAAGTAGATTCTTCACTGGCTAATGTATCCCCCTTGTTTTCCTTTCATGTGGCAACATTGTTTCTCTTTGGCATGATCAGTTTCATTTAGCATGTAAAATGAGATACTGGTCTGTGGTAGAAGAGAACAACAAACTCAACCTCCTACATTAGATATGTAATGCAGTTTACCTTCAAATACAGACATACTTTTGAAGAACATTCGGGCAAAGCAAAAAAAAGATACTACATTAAAAGAAAAACGTAGAAGATGGCTTGCTACGACTAGCGTTGAGGTAAGATTGAGGTGGAATGAAGTAAGGGGCAGTGAAATTGGAGAAGTTACTAGTCTTACACTTATCAGCGATAGTGAATATTCCACGTTCGGTTTTGTCTAAGAAATAGATGGAGTTTTTGCATTTCTGGTGGGAGCTAGCCTTGAGACAGAAAGGCTCAGACTTTGAGAGGAAAATGCAGAGATCACCAATGTCTTGAGTGTAACGCCAATTTGAATACTGTAGCTCGAACACCCACATTTTATGCTCTTCCATCCTCCCACCACAACCCTCCTCGTTATTTCTCTTTCTGAACCGCTTAATCATAAACATTTCTTTCGTCGATCTCGACTCCACCAACTCTTCGGTCTTGCAACACGAGTCTAATTCTTCCCATTCTGACTCCAACAGCTCAGGAAGGACAACGCTACACGTCTCCACCTTAAACGTTTCATCAACAAGATTCCAGGATCCTATGCTTCTGCCCCCAGAAGCCACCATGGCGAACTTGTTATCCATCTTTGAATAGATGACTCGGGAGGAGGAGAAGCCGGGGTATTCGATTTTGATGTTGACCCACTTGTTATTCTTCCCACCGGGCCTGCATAGGCTGAGTTGAGGTCCAGCGAACTTGACGGCCAAAATGCAGTCGTCACGAGGAGAGGAGGATGACATGGCCACGTTGGTTACCAGTTTTGTTTGGCAATGAGGAAGAGTTTCGAAATGAGGCAGTGTGATTCCACTGAAAGCTGAAGACGACGCTCCCGGGTTGAGGTCATCTGCAAGATACGGGCAGCCGTCTCTCCAAGTCAATACCCAGCCATGAGATGCTCCCATCGTTCCCCTTTCTGTCATCATCTCCATGGGCACCGTCTTTTCCAAAACCCTGGTCCAACAACTAGGCCCAGAAAAATCTGTGATCATGAGTCTACCGATATTCCCTTTAACCTGATCCTCTCCACAATGTTCAACGCCGTAGATGTGACATAGAGGGGTTTCGGACAATAACCGAGCGCCACCCAGGTGTCTCTGCGGAGGATTTATCCGACattagaagcaaaaaaaaaaaaaaaaaaaggcaatgAGACAATAGAGATAGTTGCTTACAACTCCTAGCGCAGGTGGTTTCCTCAAACGGAGCCTCGAGAGACGGCTGAGAAGCGGAGAACTCATACTGGTGTGATGCTAAAATCCTAATTGAAACATTAGTTGGTGGTAACAACGACTCTCATCaccttaaataaatatgaatagCCTTGTTCCTCAAGTTTCTTTACCATCAAGTCTTTCCTTAACTACTTTTGCCTTTCTGATTTTTCCTGtcaaatttattttggttataagaaaaatgaatggACCATGAATCCATTGTTTACCTAATTCTTTTAACGGTTAAGAATtgttttcatcattttttttcttttgctgccttactcaatttttatattacatttttatatattaaaaaagtacAAGCCCAGTCAAGGTAGATTTAGGCACTTTTTAATAAGTTtgattaatttttcttaaattataattgagttgaagTAGTTTTTGGTACTAGCCATTGGTTCGGATCCTATTTGGCACACTGAAATTGGGGTCGATGTATTGAAAATAGACATATGCATTGGAGACATCCGAttccccctcccccccccccccccctctcttTTCAGAAATGGCAAGCCTTCTAACTAATTTTGGTTAAGGTTGGGAAAGGCTCGCGAGGAGATGTGTTGACAACATATGTTTGATTAATATTTCATTATCACAGGGAAGTTGGAGAGATCAGCAGTTCTTAAGGCCCTTTGCTCGGGGTTTCGTGGGACGACTGAGCCACCCATATGCTTAACTGAAGGTACATGGCTATATTTGGTTTATTTGTctgatattctttttttttttttttgatcaaacaaacatatattactTAGAAAGAGTTTTACACCCCTTCGAGGGAGTTGGTTACAATCAAAGAGAGAGCTGATTTAGCCACCGAGTCAGCTTCCTCATTAAAGTTTCTAGAGATAAAGGAGAAAGAAATAACATCAAAGAGAGGCAAATAGTGATATATATCCAATACTACTTTCTAACGTCATGTTCTGGATTCTTTGTTTGGGCAGATATAGAAACCAATGAGTGTTTACAAAACAATGGAGGTTGTTGGGTTGATAAGAGAACCAATATTACAGCTTGCAGGGTGCGTCAGAtcttaaaaagaagaaaaaaaaatcattcttgTTTTTGCTAGAATGTTATGTTACACAACTTTCATTAAAAGGAGCATCAATGTTGAAGTGTTGCAGGACACTTTCAGAGGAAGAGTGTGTCGATGTCCCATTGTTCAA
Above is a window of Brassica napus cultivar Da-Ae chromosome A10, Da-Ae, whole genome shotgun sequence DNA encoding:
- the LOC111212021 gene encoding uncharacterized protein LOC111212021 translates to MSSPLLSRLSRLRLRKPPALGVRHLGGARLLSETPLCHIYGVEHCGEDQVKGNIGRLMITDFSGPSCWTRVLEKTVPMEMMTERGTMGASHGWVLTWRDGCPYLADDLNPGASSSAFSGITLPHFETLPHCQTKLVTNVAMSSSSPRDDCILAVKFAGPQLSLCRPGGKNNKWVNIKIEYPGFSSSRVIYSKMDNKFAMVASGGRSIGSWNLVDETFKVETCSVVLPELLESEWEELDSCCKTEELVESRSTKEMFMIKRFRKRNNEEGCGGRMEEHKMWVFELQYSNWRYTQDIGDLCIFLSKSEPFCLKASSHQKCKNSIYFLDKTERGIFTIADKCKTSNFSNFTAPYFIPPQSYLNASRSKPSSTFFF